A genomic segment from Malus domestica chromosome 05, GDT2T_hap1 encodes:
- the LOC103416156 gene encoding uncharacterized protein isoform X6, with protein sequence MENQGSSIFFLRFLELRIASLRMKLHSLFFSNHGCRSTGHQGDQGVWFIQSMADRFSDGYIWSFADVESIVSSSCDQGVCFEQRMGDRFSDGYTLLMLRALSLAPMGLSPRTAEEIFRDYSAWRTDVVHTLINGTVSSKNLRRSSYSNGFSEKYMYIKKPPNLQRKQQNLKENSQERNSAGLKIAVTESLSCSSSSPPTKHPGEIEGQ encoded by the exons atggaaaatCAGGGCtcttccattttcttcctcagaTTTCTTGAGCTCCGGATCGCTAGCCTCCGTATGAAG CttcattctctcttcttctccaaCCATGGTTGCAGATCCACTGGGCATCAAG GTGATCAGGGCGTATGGTTTATACAAAGCATGGCTGATAGGTTTTCTGATGGATATATTTGGAGCTTTGCTGATGTTGAGAGCATTGTCTCTAGCTCCT GTGATCAGGGCGTATGCTTTGAACAAAGAATGGGTGATAGGTTTTCTGATGGATATACTTTGCTGATGTTGAGAGCATTGTCTCTAGCTCCT ATGGGCTTGAGTCCGCGAACGGCGGAGGAGATCTTCAGGGATTACAGTGCTTGGAGAACCGACGTCGTCCACACTTTAATTAACG GCACAGTCTCATCAAAGAATCTTCGAAGGTCCAGTTACAGCAACGGATTTTCGGAAAAG tATATGTACATAAAAAAGCCTCCAAACCTTCAAAGAAAGCAGCaaaatcttaaagaaaattcaCAAGAGAGAAACTCCGCAGGTTTGAAAATTGCCGTGACAGAGTCACTGAGCTGCTCAAGCTCCTCTCCTCCAACAAAACATCcag GTGAAATTGAAGGTCAGTAG
- the LOC103416156 gene encoding uncharacterized protein isoform X1, whose product MENQGSSIFFLRFLELRIASLRMKEIVNPLHSLFFSNHGCRSTGHQGDQGVWFIQSMADRFSDGYIWSFADVESIVSSSCDQGVCFEQRMGDRFSDGYTLLMLRALSLAPLMVCHILEMGLSPRTAEEIFRDYSAWRTDVVHTLINAPVTEILAQSHQRIFEGPVTATDFRKRILRWKLIVEYMYIKKPPNLQRKQQNLKENSQERNSAGLKIAVTESLSCSSSSPPTKHPGEIEGQ is encoded by the exons atggaaaatCAGGGCtcttccattttcttcctcagaTTTCTTGAGCTCCGGATCGCTAGCCTCCGTATGAAG GAAATCGTCAATCCT CttcattctctcttcttctccaaCCATGGTTGCAGATCCACTGGGCATCAAG GTGATCAGGGCGTATGGTTTATACAAAGCATGGCTGATAGGTTTTCTGATGGATATATTTGGAGCTTTGCTGATGTTGAGAGCATTGTCTCTAGCTCCT GTGATCAGGGCGTATGCTTTGAACAAAGAATGGGTGATAGGTTTTCTGATGGATATACTTTGCTGATGTTGAGAGCATTGTCTCTAGCTCCT TTAATGGTGTGCCACATTTTGGAGATGGGCTTGAGTCCGCGAACGGCGGAGGAGATCTTCAGGGATTACAGTGCTTGGAGAACCGACGTCGTCCACACTTTAATTAACG CTCCAGTAACTGAAATTTTG GCACAGTCTCATCAAAGAATCTTCGAAGGTCCAGTTACAGCAACGGATTTTCGGAAAAG GATTCTAAGATGGAAATTAATCGTAGAG tATATGTACATAAAAAAGCCTCCAAACCTTCAAAGAAAGCAGCaaaatcttaaagaaaattcaCAAGAGAGAAACTCCGCAGGTTTGAAAATTGCCGTGACAGAGTCACTGAGCTGCTCAAGCTCCTCTCCTCCAACAAAACATCcag GTGAAATTGAAGGTCAGTAG
- the LOC103416156 gene encoding uncharacterized protein isoform X3, which yields MENQGSSIFFLRFLELRIASLRMKEIVNPLHSLFFSNHGCRSTGHQGDQGVWFIQSMADRFSDGYIWSFADVESIVSSSCDQGVCFEQRMGDRFSDGYTLLMLRALSLAPMGLSPRTAEEIFRDYSAWRTDVVHTLINAPVTEILAQSHQRIFEGPVTATDFRKRILRWKLIVEYMYIKKPPNLQRKQQNLKENSQERNSAGLKIAVTESLSCSSSSPPTKHPGEIEGQ from the exons atggaaaatCAGGGCtcttccattttcttcctcagaTTTCTTGAGCTCCGGATCGCTAGCCTCCGTATGAAG GAAATCGTCAATCCT CttcattctctcttcttctccaaCCATGGTTGCAGATCCACTGGGCATCAAG GTGATCAGGGCGTATGGTTTATACAAAGCATGGCTGATAGGTTTTCTGATGGATATATTTGGAGCTTTGCTGATGTTGAGAGCATTGTCTCTAGCTCCT GTGATCAGGGCGTATGCTTTGAACAAAGAATGGGTGATAGGTTTTCTGATGGATATACTTTGCTGATGTTGAGAGCATTGTCTCTAGCTCCT ATGGGCTTGAGTCCGCGAACGGCGGAGGAGATCTTCAGGGATTACAGTGCTTGGAGAACCGACGTCGTCCACACTTTAATTAACG CTCCAGTAACTGAAATTTTG GCACAGTCTCATCAAAGAATCTTCGAAGGTCCAGTTACAGCAACGGATTTTCGGAAAAG GATTCTAAGATGGAAATTAATCGTAGAG tATATGTACATAAAAAAGCCTCCAAACCTTCAAAGAAAGCAGCaaaatcttaaagaaaattcaCAAGAGAGAAACTCCGCAGGTTTGAAAATTGCCGTGACAGAGTCACTGAGCTGCTCAAGCTCCTCTCCTCCAACAAAACATCcag GTGAAATTGAAGGTCAGTAG
- the LOC103416156 gene encoding uncharacterized protein isoform X2 yields MENQGSSIFFLRFLELRIASLRMKLHSLFFSNHGCRSTGHQGDQGVWFIQSMADRFSDGYIWSFADVESIVSSSCDQGVCFEQRMGDRFSDGYTLLMLRALSLAPLMVCHILEMGLSPRTAEEIFRDYSAWRTDVVHTLINAPVTEILAQSHQRIFEGPVTATDFRKRILRWKLIVEYMYIKKPPNLQRKQQNLKENSQERNSAGLKIAVTESLSCSSSSPPTKHPGEIEGQ; encoded by the exons atggaaaatCAGGGCtcttccattttcttcctcagaTTTCTTGAGCTCCGGATCGCTAGCCTCCGTATGAAG CttcattctctcttcttctccaaCCATGGTTGCAGATCCACTGGGCATCAAG GTGATCAGGGCGTATGGTTTATACAAAGCATGGCTGATAGGTTTTCTGATGGATATATTTGGAGCTTTGCTGATGTTGAGAGCATTGTCTCTAGCTCCT GTGATCAGGGCGTATGCTTTGAACAAAGAATGGGTGATAGGTTTTCTGATGGATATACTTTGCTGATGTTGAGAGCATTGTCTCTAGCTCCT TTAATGGTGTGCCACATTTTGGAGATGGGCTTGAGTCCGCGAACGGCGGAGGAGATCTTCAGGGATTACAGTGCTTGGAGAACCGACGTCGTCCACACTTTAATTAACG CTCCAGTAACTGAAATTTTG GCACAGTCTCATCAAAGAATCTTCGAAGGTCCAGTTACAGCAACGGATTTTCGGAAAAG GATTCTAAGATGGAAATTAATCGTAGAG tATATGTACATAAAAAAGCCTCCAAACCTTCAAAGAAAGCAGCaaaatcttaaagaaaattcaCAAGAGAGAAACTCCGCAGGTTTGAAAATTGCCGTGACAGAGTCACTGAGCTGCTCAAGCTCCTCTCCTCCAACAAAACATCcag GTGAAATTGAAGGTCAGTAG
- the LOC103416156 gene encoding uncharacterized protein isoform X5, with protein MENQGSSIFFLRFLELRIASLRMKEIVNPLHSLFFSNHGCRSTGHQGDQGVWFIQSMADRFSDGYIWSFADVESIVSSSCDQGVCFEQRMGDRFSDGYTLLMLRALSLAPMGLSPRTAEEIFRDYSAWRTDVVHTLINGTVSSKNLRRSSYSNGFSEKYMYIKKPPNLQRKQQNLKENSQERNSAGLKIAVTESLSCSSSSPPTKHPGEIEGQ; from the exons atggaaaatCAGGGCtcttccattttcttcctcagaTTTCTTGAGCTCCGGATCGCTAGCCTCCGTATGAAG GAAATCGTCAATCCT CttcattctctcttcttctccaaCCATGGTTGCAGATCCACTGGGCATCAAG GTGATCAGGGCGTATGGTTTATACAAAGCATGGCTGATAGGTTTTCTGATGGATATATTTGGAGCTTTGCTGATGTTGAGAGCATTGTCTCTAGCTCCT GTGATCAGGGCGTATGCTTTGAACAAAGAATGGGTGATAGGTTTTCTGATGGATATACTTTGCTGATGTTGAGAGCATTGTCTCTAGCTCCT ATGGGCTTGAGTCCGCGAACGGCGGAGGAGATCTTCAGGGATTACAGTGCTTGGAGAACCGACGTCGTCCACACTTTAATTAACG GCACAGTCTCATCAAAGAATCTTCGAAGGTCCAGTTACAGCAACGGATTTTCGGAAAAG tATATGTACATAAAAAAGCCTCCAAACCTTCAAAGAAAGCAGCaaaatcttaaagaaaattcaCAAGAGAGAAACTCCGCAGGTTTGAAAATTGCCGTGACAGAGTCACTGAGCTGCTCAAGCTCCTCTCCTCCAACAAAACATCcag GTGAAATTGAAGGTCAGTAG
- the LOC103416156 gene encoding uncharacterized protein isoform X4 — MENQGSSIFFLRFLELRIASLRMKEIVNPLHSLFFSNHGCRSTGHQGDQGVWFIQSMADRFSDGYIWSFADVESIVSSSCDQGVCFEQRMGDRFSDGYTLLMLRALSLAPLMVCHILEMGLSPRTAEEIFRDYSAWRTDVVHTLINGTVSSKNLRRSSYSNGFSEKYMYIKKPPNLQRKQQNLKENSQERNSAGLKIAVTESLSCSSSSPPTKHPGEIEGQ; from the exons atggaaaatCAGGGCtcttccattttcttcctcagaTTTCTTGAGCTCCGGATCGCTAGCCTCCGTATGAAG GAAATCGTCAATCCT CttcattctctcttcttctccaaCCATGGTTGCAGATCCACTGGGCATCAAG GTGATCAGGGCGTATGGTTTATACAAAGCATGGCTGATAGGTTTTCTGATGGATATATTTGGAGCTTTGCTGATGTTGAGAGCATTGTCTCTAGCTCCT GTGATCAGGGCGTATGCTTTGAACAAAGAATGGGTGATAGGTTTTCTGATGGATATACTTTGCTGATGTTGAGAGCATTGTCTCTAGCTCCT TTAATGGTGTGCCACATTTTGGAGATGGGCTTGAGTCCGCGAACGGCGGAGGAGATCTTCAGGGATTACAGTGCTTGGAGAACCGACGTCGTCCACACTTTAATTAACG GCACAGTCTCATCAAAGAATCTTCGAAGGTCCAGTTACAGCAACGGATTTTCGGAAAAG tATATGTACATAAAAAAGCCTCCAAACCTTCAAAGAAAGCAGCaaaatcttaaagaaaattcaCAAGAGAGAAACTCCGCAGGTTTGAAAATTGCCGTGACAGAGTCACTGAGCTGCTCAAGCTCCTCTCCTCCAACAAAACATCcag GTGAAATTGAAGGTCAGTAG
- the LOC103416156 gene encoding uncharacterized protein isoform X7: MENQGSSIFFLRFLELRIASLRMKEIVNPLHSLFFSNHGCRSTGHQGDQGVWFIQSMADRFSDGYIWSFADVESIVSSSCDQGVCFEQRMGDRFSDGYTLLMLRALSLAPLMVCHILEMGLSPRTAEEIFRDYSAWRTDVVHTLINGTVSSKNLRRSSYSNGFSEKDSKMEINRRVYVHKKASKPSKKAAKS; encoded by the exons atggaaaatCAGGGCtcttccattttcttcctcagaTTTCTTGAGCTCCGGATCGCTAGCCTCCGTATGAAG GAAATCGTCAATCCT CttcattctctcttcttctccaaCCATGGTTGCAGATCCACTGGGCATCAAG GTGATCAGGGCGTATGGTTTATACAAAGCATGGCTGATAGGTTTTCTGATGGATATATTTGGAGCTTTGCTGATGTTGAGAGCATTGTCTCTAGCTCCT GTGATCAGGGCGTATGCTTTGAACAAAGAATGGGTGATAGGTTTTCTGATGGATATACTTTGCTGATGTTGAGAGCATTGTCTCTAGCTCCT TTAATGGTGTGCCACATTTTGGAGATGGGCTTGAGTCCGCGAACGGCGGAGGAGATCTTCAGGGATTACAGTGCTTGGAGAACCGACGTCGTCCACACTTTAATTAACG GCACAGTCTCATCAAAGAATCTTCGAAGGTCCAGTTACAGCAACGGATTTTCGGAAAAG GATTCTAAGATGGAAATTAATCGTAGAG tATATGTACATAAAAAAGCCTCCAAACCTTCAAAGAAAGCAGCaaaatcttaa